aataaacacacaacagtaGGCTCACTACAGCAGCAGACAAACATAATGTGATTAAAGCTGAGGTATTTGAATTTTTCTAAATGCATTTCGTCATAATAAGCCTCAGAGTGTGagaatattttgaaatatattcacCTTCAATCTGTAATAATGTTCAGTCCTTAATGaatatttcttttcatttcatgtgatTGATGTAACATTCAcatgttgttattgtgagtAAACGCTCCTGTTGTATTTTTCCGTTTGCTTGTCAAATGCTCTGACGAGATTTCTGTTTCACTGTAGCTGTGGCTGGGATCCGTTTCACCTCCCAGAATAGTGCTATAATATAGTCTGATGTGTGTCTTTGatcttttatttatgaaacaaagtATGTCACACAAATCTGTGGGAGCTCTGGCCTTAATTATTAATTTCCTGATTTTGAACGCtggcaacaataaaaaaaggcacatgTGTTTGGAACTAGTCTTTATAAACTCTTATGTGCCATCTCTTCAGTCTCGACCACAGCAACCAGAATCTAGGGCAGCGAAGTCTCACATGATGCTCGGATTTGCATACCAAAAAATGTTCTCCCacccccttttctttttgaatgtGTGAACAGTTTTTGGCCGTGTGCCAGGAAGCCAGCCTCTGCTTGTGCTTGTTGTGCCACATTTCCTCATCAGAGTACGCCCCCCAGCCTCATCCCATCATGCCcatgaaggaaaacaaagctGGCATGTCTCTTTAATGAGGAGCAGAGCTCGGAGCGTGGGGAAGGACCTCCGTTTCCACACACATTAAAATTCAGCGGCTTCAACCAAAGAGCTAGGTCAAGCAGCTCAACCTCTATTTGACTTAAAtacttggtaaaaaaaaaaagaaacagaccaTCCAACAAAGACAGtggtacattttgttttcagttccAGTCAGAAAGGGACCGGTTTAAACTGGTTACTCTGCCGGTCGACATGGTGATAGTGTGCTGATTAGAAATTAGCAACCAGCCACCATTAAGCCTTCTCTCAGAGCCCTTTAGCCaaagcagagttgcagtctcCTCTCCATAGCAACAGAGACAGAGCTGACGGTGCAGTAAAGCAGCATCTCCTGTCGCCTGGCTCCCAGTGTCCCTTGGGCCCCTTTCTCACCCTCACCCGGCCCACCTGGGACCCAGGGCCGTCAGTGTGCTCACATGGACAACAGGAGCTCAGCAGACTTGTGTCTGATGACAGGCCGTCCTCTATTACACTGCCTGTCTCATATCCTTAGGAGAATCATCTCTTAAAGTAATTACATTTCTGCATCAATGCATATAAATGCGGGCTTTTCTCAGGGGATCCATATTAATCTCAATATTGTCCGTGTTCCTCCAGAAGCATAGATTCTTTGCTCTCAgatgtcattttaattaaaaaatttaaaaagtagCGATTCTTCTGAGggatttaaatgttatttttttatgtttttggaatCAAAAAGCAGACAGCATTTGTCAAAAAACCCTATCAGTACTTGGAAACGGCTCAAAAGATCTGAGAGCTTGAAGAGCTGCCCTATTTCAGTCTGGGAAACTAGGTCTAGTGTAGCCCGCAGCGCCTCAATTGCTGCTTCCACAGCCATTGTGCATGAGCTTGGATTTGGAAAAGAATAGAGCACACAGCAGCAGCGCTCACTATCCCTCCTCCAGGCCACAGCGTTTTCAGTGTTCCTCTAATTCCCTCCATGCGTCTCTGTTAcaaagcagagctgcagtcgcTCTCTGCATCTGCTCTCCACGGGCTCCTCTGTTCCCGACAAGGTGAATCCTGCCCTGAAACAGCTGTGCCTCAGGCCCCATCCGCTGTGACTGAAGACAAAACGCAATGTGGGATACTTAAACTGTCATCATGACTAATATGCCATTTGAACACCCAGTGTGGTGCATCCTATGCTTGAAAATATCATataggaggaaaaaaaacaaaactcaaagaGAATTTCCCCCACTTTTGATGATTATCAAATACATTCTGCCTGTTGTTTGATTTACTATTAAATGCTTTCATACGAATTGAAAATAGATACACAGAAATATTTCATGGATTAATGAACTGTCTTGTGGttaatcattgttttattttactgttcttAATAAACAAATGGCGTCCTGGAGGTGACTTTGGATTTGTCCGGTGCTCAAGGGGACTTCAATGCCATGtgtggtggagagagaggagctctcCAGTGGTCATGTGACATTTAGGGGGCAAACATTGATCAAGGGAATTAACACTCCTCTGTAAGCCAAAACACACATGGACCCAGCCGACCAAATCCAAATTAACCTGATGTTGAATGTGAATTTGCATTTAAGTCCTCAGTTTAGAGATAAAATGACTGACCTACAAGAAATCATTTATATGACTTTGTATTGTtgttgacacattttttatcttAACTAACTCTTACATTTTGGCTCTTTTTAAGCTACAGACATTTATGAACTATATATGagctgtttctttctttctgcagaTTGTGGTTTAAACGTCCACAAACAATGTTCATCTCTGGTGCCCAACGACTGCAAACCTGATCTGAGACACATCCGTAAAGTCTACAGCTGTGACCTCACGACCCTGGTGAAAGCTTATAATACAGCGCGACCCATGGTGGTGGACATGTGCATACGAGAGATCGAGTCTAGAGGTCAgtttatgatgtgtgtgtgtgtgtgtgtgtgtgtgtgtgtgtttcatataTTTACCACAATATAACACCATTTTCCCCAAGATGTAAATATGCAGTTTAGTTTATATACTAATTAAATACATTAGGCCCAAACAGCTGTAAAAATAGACTCTGATTTACTGAGAATAATTGGCTGAGTGGAAGCTCTCTATTGAAGGATTATAGCTGATatgctgcaaacaaacaaagaaaggcGGTTATAATTTAGGTCACCACTGCATACAAAATGTCGGCATTTAAATGCAGCTGAATTTATAGCATATAAATATCTTCACCTCTATCCATGAGGAAACATCTTgtgaagacatttaaaaatatatatatatttttcttggtTCACCAATTCATATCAAACAATGAAATGTTGAgcatttaattcaaataatcCAAAACTTAAATTTTAAAAACGTTTAACATATTTAGCCGATATTGAGCAGGAGCCCCAACTGAAATAGATCCCTTTAAAATACCATTTGAAAATAAGTTTATGAATCCTGTTTATTGTAATTATGGTGCTTATAGCGTTCCTCTAACAATATATACTACTAAGTTGTATGTGCTTAAAGTCTGCCTACATTACTAACTGAGGTAATGTTTTTGGGTGGGGGGGATGACTGAGAGGAGTGATGAGTGTGTTGGTAATTGTGAACGTGTAATGAGGAGTACTTTACTCTGTTTCCTGCTGCCTTATTTGATTGCATTTCAGTTAAATCATTCAACTATGTAGGAAACTCATTGCTCCCTCAGTGTCTGCCCTTTAATTTATGTCTATAGCTAAGTTTGAtttatctctttattatttTGCCCAGTGATGCAGAAAACTATTTGCATGAGCCcatgttgttcttttgtgtGACATTGTGGACATTTTATCCTTAATTTCTTATGCATATTTAAGGGTGTTTAATGGCATTCCTCAAATTACCCACGGCGATATATGCTGGGGGATTTGTCTACATTACTCATGACAGCCCTGACGATGTctgaaagtttttttattaattgttattatgtttgttCCTCAAGGACTAAAGTCTGAAGGTCTCTACAGAATATCTGGATTCAGTGATTTGTTGGAAGAAGTCAAGATGGCGTTTGACAAAGGTATGTGTTCCTTTATAGATTTCTGTCAGCTCATAACATGAAGATTGACATAGCGTGCTTTCATATgtttacataaaacacacagagcactTCGGATTAATGAGACAGTGACACATTTGTGGAGGATTACTGTCCATCTTGGAGTGCAGATCCTATTCTGACGTGTCCCTCTCACGCAGGGTTTCAGAGTGTGGACAGGCAGGGGGACCTCGGGGGATACAAACCATAGATGTACTCTCACTGCCTTTAAcatagctgcaaaaaaaacaaaaacccttcCGCTGTGTTGGGATTCAGTAGTAGACTTAGTGAGAATGAGCCTGTCTTTGCCCAGTGCAGTGTGAATTTTAACTGTAAGAAAAAGCCCACAGCACTGGGCTAAACTCTCCTCCAGATTCACATGTGGGAGATCATCCATAACAGAGTGTCACTCCAGCTCACAGTGCTGTGATGTTCAGTCTGGCAGCACAAGTAGGCCATGGCCTGCTCAAAAAAGCATGCATAACTGAGGGAAAGTCAGAATAAAACAGGCCAGGCGGATGATAGCAGCTACTTTGAACAATACAAAGCGagagaagattttttttcccttataCCAACCACAGTAACACAATCTCTTTACTCCTCAATTCACATGATGATGTGAGAGTGTTGATGTCAAGCATTTTTACAGTGTGAAAACTCACTTCTTCTTGTCTCCCTTATTCCATCACACCTCCTCACAGATGGTGAGAAGACAGACATCTCAGTGAATGCCTATGAAGACATCAATATCATCACGGGTGCACTGAAACTTTACCTCAGGGATTTGCCTGTTCCCATCATCTCATACGATGCTTACCCCAGGTTCATCGAGGCTGCAAGTAAGTCACAATGAGACAAATTAGTCAGAAACACACCTGTTTTAGTGTGTTGGATGTTGCTGCAGGTGAAGATGACAAACAGTCATTGTTAAGCTTTATGTAGTTGGCTTCAGGTGGTCACACAGCAAGACATTAACTGCAATTTAtctttaaaatctttatttgcagaaaatgcCAGATGACACTGTCAAGCTATATTGGCTTAATTATggtggacaaaaaaacaaaaacacctgcaTGTGAGGGAATCAAATTAAATGACCTCAAATAAATACTAATGTTTGATTTCTGTTTGATCCCATAAATAGGTATATAATGCATACATGCTGTAGTATGCAGGTTTCTTGTGTTAGACTGCACTTTGTATCATGTCCTTTTGGCAGTGCGTGGCTGCTGCCAGCACAACAACACTCCTTTGCTGTTATTTAAAACTTTGCTTACACAGATTGTATGGCTTTTATTGATAAAAGGGAAAACATTCATTGATAATCTTCCTCTGTTGCATTCAGAACAGAATTGTCAAAATGCAGCTTAATACAGCTGACGTAGAACAAgttgatgacattttaaagctgaACACTGACCCTGTGTCCTGAATAAGTATTCAACTCCATTTGTGCCCCTAATTTGCAAAACAGAACAGTCAAAGACACATTCACAATGTGTTAATCTGCATTAGCCATCTCAAGCAGCCTCAGACTTCCTCTCAGAGACTAATAGCTTTTATTACCCCACAGGAAGTAACTACATTGATTTCTGCTTGTGTCCTCTGAGGTCAGAGAGTGTAGTCTGGCCTCTCTAACCACACACTCCTCTCTGTTTCCGTTCAGAGCTCACAGATCCGGAGAAGAAGCTGGAAGCTTTCCGCGAGGCTCTTGCTTTGCTGCCGCCATCACACATTGAAACCTTAAAGTACCTCATGGCGCACTTAAAAAGGTGAGCAATGCAGTCAAACGCTTCAAGAGCTAAGgtattgtgttaaaataaataggaGGAAGGGGCTCTAGAAGAAGGGGATGATAATGTATTCCTTTCTTTTTGAAGAAGGGAGAgtaatatacattacattttatgtttgaatTGGAAGGCAATCTCAAATTCTTTGCAAACTTTTAACTATGGCTGGCTAAATACCATTTAAAAGTGTTTCATTATTCTTAGACTTTTATGGAGAGGGTGTTTCAAAAAGGGTGGGGGGTCTATTATTCAAAACACTCTGGAGGGCCTTGctcaaaagaaaatagaaacatgATGTCCAGTCCCCCtcaccacaaaacaaaaaacaagaatgggttttctaactttttaaatcattttcttcttttctgtcagGGTGACACAGAATGAGAAATTCAACCTGATGAACGCAGAGAACCTCGCCATCATTTTCGGACCCACCCTCATGCGTGCACCAGACCTAGACGCCATGACAGCACTCAACGACATCCGCTACCAGAGACAGGTGGTGGAGGTgctcattaaaaatgaagatgTGCTCTTCTAAACACAGATCAGGACTTTTTATAGAACGGCTCTCTAATCATTCTTCTGTGTAAAAACTTGAATGACTGTTTGTATTACATTGATTGATACAATTTTTTAAATGCCCTTTGTATTGACTAGTGCTGCCCTAACATCTGTCCTTCCCTGTATCGGGTGTGGACGATGAACTTGACACTT
The Anoplopoma fimbria isolate UVic2021 breed Golden Eagle Sablefish chromosome 16, Afim_UVic_2022, whole genome shotgun sequence genome window above contains:
- the chn1 gene encoding N-chimaerin isoform X2 translates to MPSRESYEVHKEEKSLVQKAKREANQEDILVAALGMRMGPQKPPATFWQPLKLFAYSQLTSLVRRATLKESERGPRSEKVHNFKVHTFRGPHWCEHCASFMWGLMAQGVKCADCGLNVHKQCSSLVPNDCKPDLRHIRKVYSCDLTTLVKAYNTARPMVVDMCIREIESRGLKSEGLYRISGFSDLLEEVKMAFDKELTDPEKKLEAFREALALLPPSHIETLKYLMAHLKRVTQNEKFNLMNAENLAIIFGPTLMRAPDLDAMTALNDIRYQRQVVEVLIKNEDVLF
- the chn1 gene encoding N-chimaerin isoform X1 is translated as MPSRESYEVHKEEKSLVQKAKREANQEDILVAALGMRMGPQKPPATFWQPLKLFAYSQLTSLVRRATLKESERGPRSEKVHNFKVHTFRGPHWCEHCASFMWGLMAQGVKCADCGLNVHKQCSSLVPNDCKPDLRHIRKVYSCDLTTLVKAYNTARPMVVDMCIREIESRGLKSEGLYRISGFSDLLEEVKMAFDKDGEKTDISVNAYEDINIITGALKLYLRDLPVPIISYDAYPRFIEAAKLTDPEKKLEAFREALALLPPSHIETLKYLMAHLKRVTQNEKFNLMNAENLAIIFGPTLMRAPDLDAMTALNDIRYQRQVVEVLIKNEDVLF
- the chn1 gene encoding N-chimaerin isoform X4: MPSRESYEVHKEEKSLVQKAKREANQEDILVAALGMRMGPQKPPATFWQPLKLFAYSQLTSLVRRATLKESERGPRSEKVHNFKVHTFRGPHWCEHCASFMWGLMAQGVKCADCGLNVHKQCSSLVPNDCKPDLRHIRKVYSCDLTTLVKAYNTARPMVVDMCIREIESRELTDPEKKLEAFREALALLPPSHIETLKYLMAHLKRVTQNEKFNLMNAENLAIIFGPTLMRAPDLDAMTALNDIRYQRQVVEVLIKNEDVLF
- the chn1 gene encoding N-chimaerin isoform X3, with product MPSRESYEVHKEEKSLVQKAKREANQEDILVAALGMRMGPQKPPATFWQPLKLFAYSQLTSLVRRATLKESERGPRSEKVHNFKVHTFRGPHWCEHCASFMWGLMAQGVKCAGLKSEGLYRISGFSDLLEEVKMAFDKDGEKTDISVNAYEDINIITGALKLYLRDLPVPIISYDAYPRFIEAAKLTDPEKKLEAFREALALLPPSHIETLKYLMAHLKRVTQNEKFNLMNAENLAIIFGPTLMRAPDLDAMTALNDIRYQRQVVEVLIKNEDVLF
- the chn1 gene encoding N-chimaerin isoform X5, giving the protein MPSRESYEVHKEEKSLVQKAKREANQEDILVAALGMRMGPQKPPATFWQPLKLFAYSQLTSLVRRATLKESERGPRSEKVHNFKVHTFRGPHWCEHCASFMWGLMAQGVKCAGLKSEGLYRISGFSDLLEEVKMAFDKELTDPEKKLEAFREALALLPPSHIETLKYLMAHLKRVTQNEKFNLMNAENLAIIFGPTLMRAPDLDAMTALNDIRYQRQVVEVLIKNEDVLF